Proteins from a single region of Crassaminicella profunda:
- a CDS encoding YkuS family protein, with the protein MRKIAVERSLENVKSYLNTKGYDVTDLESARANLKGFDAIVVSGQNSNLLGMHDTRTKASVINAKGMTPEDVHAQITNRFS; encoded by the coding sequence TTGAGAAAAATAGCTGTAGAAAGATCATTAGAGAATGTGAAAAGTTATCTTAATACAAAGGGATATGATGTTACAGATCTTGAAAGTGCTAGAGCAAATTTGAAAGGCTTTGATGCAATTGTAGTTTCAGGACAAAATAGCAATTTACTAGGAATGCATGATACAAGAACAAAAGCATCTGTTATCAATGCAAAAGGAATGACACCAGAAGATGTACATGCACAAATAACAAATCGTTTTAGTTAA
- a CDS encoding DUF896 domain-containing protein, translated as MFPKEKIDRINFLAKKSKNEGLSQEEKIEQKKLREEYLKNFRSNFRKQLDNIELVD; from the coding sequence ATGTTCCCAAAAGAAAAAATTGATCGTATAAACTTTTTAGCTAAAAAATCTAAAAATGAGGGGTTAAGCCAAGAAGAAAAGATAGAACAAAAAAAACTTAGAGAAGAATATTTGAAAAATTTCAGATCAAACTTTAGAAAACAATTAGATAATATTGAATTAGTTGACTAA
- the hpt gene encoding hypoxanthine phosphoribosyltransferase, whose translation MREDVAEILFSEKQIQEKVNEIGKQITEEYKDKELVLIGVLKGANVFMSDLMRKIDLPVIIDFMAVSSYGLSTQSSGVVKILKDLDQSIEDKHVLIVEDIIDTGLTLHYLCDNLLSRNPKSLKICTLLDKPERRKVELKVDYKGFNIPDEFIIGYGIDYAEKYRNLPFVASLKREVYEK comes from the coding sequence TTGAGAGAGGATGTAGCAGAAATTCTATTTTCTGAAAAACAAATTCAAGAAAAAGTGAATGAAATCGGAAAACAAATTACAGAAGAATATAAAGATAAAGAATTAGTATTAATAGGAGTACTTAAAGGTGCAAATGTTTTTATGAGCGATTTAATGAGAAAAATAGATCTTCCAGTTATAATCGATTTTATGGCTGTATCAAGTTATGGTTTATCAACACAAAGTTCAGGGGTTGTAAAAATATTAAAAGATTTAGACCAAAGTATAGAAGATAAACATGTATTGATTGTAGAGGATATTATTGATACAGGACTAACATTACACTATTTATGTGATAATTTACTATCAAGAAATCCTAAAAGTTTAAAAATTTGTACATTATTGGACAAACCTGAAAGAAGAAAAGTTGAATTAAAAGTTGACTATAAAGGTTTTAATATTCCAGATGAATTTATTATTGGATATGGTATTGATTATGCAGAAAAATATAGAAACTTACCTTTTGTAGCATCCCTAAAAAGAGAAGTTTATGAAAAATAG
- a CDS encoding YkvA family protein: protein MKAIKRGYGNINVLKSIMQLFKRIGALYQFIKDPKVSLYKKIMVMGGLIYIVSPIDIIPETILGFGFIDDAVLMLYMISKISDQLDKYIIKKDKKTDLSFEKEKIIEGVQYKFDDEDEKPSR, encoded by the coding sequence GTGAAAGCTATCAAAAGAGGATATGGAAATATAAATGTTTTAAAATCCATTATGCAATTGTTTAAAAGAATAGGTGCACTTTATCAATTTATAAAAGACCCAAAGGTTTCACTTTATAAAAAAATAATGGTTATGGGTGGACTTATATATATTGTTAGTCCTATTGATATTATTCCAGAAACTATTTTAGGATTTGGTTTTATAGATGATGCTGTATTGATGTTATACATGATTTCAAAAATATCAGATCAATTAGACAAATATATTATCAAGAAAGATAAAAAGACAGATCTATCTTTTGAAAAAGAAAAAATTATTGAAGGGGTACAATATAAATTTGATGATGAAGATGAGAAGCCATCTAGATAG
- a CDS encoding YgiQ family radical SAM protein codes for MRVNDFLPICKEDMKKRGWEQLDFIIVTGDAYVDHPSFGTAIISRVLEDAGYKVGIISQPNWKNTNDFKKLGRPRLGFLINAGNLDSMVNHYSVNKKRRKQDLYAPGGKMGLRPDRATIVYTNMVRQSYKKIPIIIGGIEASLRRFAHYDYWNDSVRRSILFDSEADLLIYGMGEKQVIEIADHLNNGLDIQYIRHISGTCYRVDDLEEVYDYIQVPSFEKVKAEKTAYAKAFKIQYEEQDSIRGQVIAQKHKDTYIIQNPPAMPLTQVELDRVYDLPYMRNYHPIYEKMGGVPAIKEVKYSIVSERGCFGSCSFCALTFHQGRVIQSRSQESMIKEAKKIVEDKDFKGYIHDVGGPTANFRHVACEKQKTYGTCKNKQCLHPKPCKNLDADHTEYLEVLRNLRKIEGVKKVFVRSGLRYDYIMAEKKDDFLKELCEHHVSGQLKVAPEHVSPKVLGLMGKPKREIYDRFVDKFYKINDQLGKKQFLVPYLMSSHPGSDLSAAVEMAEYLRDIHYHPEQVQDFYPTPGTLSTCMFYTGLDPRNMKTVYVPKTREEKTMQRALLQYRNPKNYDLVKKALVLAGRKDLIGHGPKCLIKPKEDKNKKDTPRKNGQKKDVWRKNKRQKNKSRKNRR; via the coding sequence ATGAGAGTAAATGACTTTTTACCAATATGCAAAGAAGATATGAAGAAAAGAGGATGGGAGCAATTAGATTTTATAATTGTTACAGGAGATGCTTATGTAGATCATCCTAGCTTTGGTACAGCTATTATTTCAAGAGTTTTAGAAGATGCAGGATATAAAGTAGGAATTATTTCTCAACCCAATTGGAAAAACACCAATGATTTTAAGAAATTAGGAAGACCTAGACTTGGCTTTTTAATAAACGCAGGAAATTTAGATTCTATGGTTAACCATTATTCTGTGAATAAGAAAAGAAGAAAGCAAGACTTATATGCTCCAGGGGGAAAAATGGGATTAAGACCTGATCGAGCAACTATTGTATATACAAATATGGTAAGACAATCCTATAAAAAAATACCTATTATTATTGGAGGTATTGAAGCTAGTTTAAGAAGATTTGCTCATTATGATTATTGGAACGATTCAGTAAGAAGATCTATTTTATTTGATAGTGAAGCAGATTTGTTGATATATGGTATGGGGGAAAAACAAGTTATAGAAATTGCAGATCATCTAAATAATGGATTAGATATTCAGTATATTCGACACATTTCTGGAACTTGTTATAGAGTAGATGATTTAGAAGAAGTTTATGATTATATTCAGGTGCCTTCCTTCGAGAAAGTTAAGGCAGAAAAAACCGCTTATGCAAAAGCTTTTAAAATTCAATATGAAGAACAGGATAGTATTAGAGGACAAGTAATTGCTCAGAAACACAAGGATACTTATATTATACAAAATCCTCCAGCTATGCCTTTAACACAGGTGGAGCTAGATCGAGTATATGATTTGCCGTATATGAGAAATTATCATCCAATATATGAAAAAATGGGTGGAGTTCCAGCTATTAAGGAAGTAAAATATAGTATTGTTAGTGAGCGAGGTTGTTTTGGAAGTTGTTCTTTTTGTGCTCTTACATTTCATCAAGGAAGGGTGATCCAAAGCAGAAGCCAAGAGTCTATGATTAAGGAAGCAAAAAAGATTGTTGAGGATAAAGATTTTAAAGGGTATATTCATGACGTTGGTGGACCAACAGCAAATTTTAGACATGTTGCTTGTGAAAAACAAAAAACATACGGAACTTGTAAAAATAAGCAATGTTTACATCCAAAACCATGTAAAAACTTAGATGCTGATCACACGGAATATTTAGAAGTATTGAGAAATCTTAGGAAAATTGAAGGGGTAAAAAAGGTTTTTGTTCGTTCAGGACTTAGATATGATTATATTATGGCAGAAAAAAAAGATGATTTTTTAAAGGAATTATGTGAGCATCATGTAAGTGGACAGCTTAAAGTAGCTCCTGAACATGTTTCACCTAAAGTATTAGGATTAATGGGAAAACCGAAAAGAGAAATATATGATAGGTTTGTAGATAAATTTTATAAAATCAATGATCAACTTGGGAAAAAACAATTTTTAGTACCTTATTTGATGTCTAGCCATCCAGGAAGTGATTTAAGTGCAGCTGTTGAAATGGCAGAGTATTTAAGAGATATACATTATCATCCGGAGCAAGTGCAGGATTTTTATCCAACCCCGGGAACTTTATCTACATGTATGTTTTATACAGGCTTAGACCCTAGGAATATGAAGACTGTATATGTTCCTAAAACAAGGGAAGAAAAGACTATGCAAAGGGCATTGCTTCAATATCGAAATCCTAAAAATTATGATTTAGTAAAGAAGGCTTTGGTTTTAGCAGGAAGAAAAGATTTGATTGGACATGGTCCTAAGTGTTTAATTAAACCAAAAGAAGACAAAAATAAAAAAGATACACCAAGGAAAAATGGTCAGAAAAAAGATGTGTGGAGGAAAAATAAACGTCAAAAAAATAAATCAAGAAAAAATAGAAGATAA
- a CDS encoding RNA-binding domain-containing protein produces MNFQKLKILIKQKEGMKLDFKESLHLNTHTEKKEFAKDVMAIANSIGGRGYLIIGVKDKEKKIKGIDPEDFQEERLQQIISHRCDPPVNIRVECIKYNEKYVGVITIFKSPQRPHQMRQTGAFYIRRGSTTDIARRDEIAGMFQEAGLINNELIPLYNLDVSVLNKGLISQYLKKMGIFSNEKMMMGIWNNLGIVHFDSERNRYCPTIGGFLLFCNTPGRYLPYVSVKIITFQKDRKRIHVIEGNMLKMLNECGAFISEYLKSTDYPKEAIFECIANAVVHRDYMDILREIVVIIGDHKVEISNPGTLPKGSNIHTIMRENNPSRRNNWLYHRLLFIDDQNQFLRTGIGLQKISKMFENVGNVKFLNIEKRNLFKVVMPGLKKFSRKDKN; encoded by the coding sequence ATGAATTTTCAAAAGTTGAAAATATTAATAAAACAAAAAGAAGGTATGAAGCTAGATTTTAAAGAGAGTTTACATCTTAATACCCATACTGAGAAAAAAGAGTTTGCAAAAGATGTAATGGCTATTGCTAATAGTATAGGGGGAAGAGGATATTTAATCATTGGTGTAAAAGATAAGGAAAAAAAGATAAAGGGGATTGATCCTGAAGATTTTCAAGAAGAACGATTGCAACAAATTATAAGCCATAGATGTGATCCACCAGTGAATATTAGAGTGGAGTGTATAAAATATAATGAAAAATACGTAGGTGTCATTACGATTTTTAAAAGTCCCCAAAGACCACATCAAATGAGGCAAACGGGAGCGTTTTATATAAGAAGGGGATCAACCACAGATATTGCAAGAAGAGATGAAATAGCAGGCATGTTTCAAGAAGCAGGACTTATTAACAATGAATTAATTCCATTATATAATCTAGACGTGAGTGTATTAAATAAAGGATTAATTAGTCAATACTTAAAGAAAATGGGTATATTTTCAAATGAAAAAATGATGATGGGTATATGGAACAATCTAGGAATCGTTCATTTTGATAGTGAAAGGAACAGATATTGTCCAACAATTGGAGGTTTTTTATTGTTTTGTAACACACCTGGAAGATATTTGCCCTATGTTTCTGTAAAGATCATTACCTTTCAAAAAGATCGAAAAAGGATACATGTAATTGAAGGAAACATGCTTAAAATGCTTAATGAATGTGGAGCCTTTATTAGTGAGTATTTAAAAAGTACAGATTATCCAAAAGAAGCAATCTTTGAATGTATTGCAAATGCAGTGGTTCATAGGGACTATATGGATATATTAAGAGAAATTGTAGTAATCATAGGAGATCATAAAGTAGAAATTAGTAATCCTGGTACACTACCAAAGGGAAGTAATATTCATACCATTATGAGAGAGAATAATCCATCAAGAAGAAATAATTGGCTTTATCATAGATTATTATTCATAGATGATCAAAATCAATTTTTAAGAACTGGAATAGGGCTTCAAAAAATAAGTAAGATGTTTGAAAATGTTGGAAATGTAAAGTTTTTAAATATAGAAAAGAGAAATTTATTTAAAGTGGTCATGCCTGGATTAAAAAAATTCTCAAGAAAAGATAAAAATTAA
- a CDS encoding aminopeptidase has product MSEKKDCLSFEFKNGWEKINEAEKKDVYALSETYKTFLDKGKTERECVKEIIKQAEENGYKNIEDFIGGKEVLKAGEKIYANNKGKAVALFVIGDTPIEKGMHVVGAHIDSPRLDLKPFPLYEDGGLGLFKTHYYGGIKKYQWTAMPLALHGVVINKKGEKINIVIGEDENDPVFFITDLLPHLAKNQNEKKLNEGISGEGLNILIGSIPYEDTEIKERVKYNILKLLNDKYEIEEEDFLTAEIEVVPASKAKDVGLDKSLIGAYGQDDRVCSYTAMKAIFNIKNPDKTAVALLVDKEEIGSMGNTGMQSRFFENVVAELVSLQSKDFNYLKVRRALANSKVLSADVGAGFDPNFPDVLDKRNAAFIGKGVLVSKYTGARGKSGSNDANAEFLGVLRKIFNNDHVVWQIGELGKVDQGGGGTIAYILANYGAEVVDCGVPLLCMHAPIEIASKMDIYMAYKAYKAFLKA; this is encoded by the coding sequence TTGTCAGAAAAGAAGGATTGTTTAAGTTTTGAATTTAAAAATGGATGGGAAAAAATAAATGAAGCAGAGAAAAAAGATGTATATGCATTAAGTGAAACCTACAAAACATTTTTAGATAAGGGAAAGACAGAAAGAGAATGTGTAAAAGAAATTATAAAACAGGCTGAAGAAAATGGATATAAAAATATTGAAGATTTTATAGGTGGAAAAGAAGTATTAAAGGCAGGGGAAAAAATTTATGCAAACAATAAAGGAAAAGCTGTGGCATTATTTGTCATAGGAGACACGCCAATAGAGAAAGGGATGCATGTTGTTGGTGCTCATATAGATTCTCCAAGGCTTGATTTAAAACCTTTTCCATTGTATGAAGATGGAGGATTAGGATTATTTAAAACCCATTATTATGGCGGCATAAAAAAATATCAATGGACGGCTATGCCATTAGCTTTACATGGCGTTGTGATCAATAAAAAGGGAGAAAAAATAAATATTGTAATTGGTGAAGATGAAAATGATCCTGTATTTTTTATAACAGATTTACTACCTCATTTAGCGAAGAATCAAAATGAGAAGAAATTAAATGAAGGGATATCAGGAGAAGGTCTTAATATACTCATTGGAAGCATTCCCTATGAAGATACAGAAATAAAAGAAAGAGTAAAATATAATATTTTAAAACTACTTAATGATAAATATGAAATAGAAGAAGAAGATTTTTTAACGGCTGAAATTGAAGTAGTTCCTGCGAGTAAAGCAAAAGATGTTGGATTAGACAAGAGTTTAATAGGAGCTTATGGACAGGATGATCGAGTTTGTTCTTATACAGCTATGAAGGCTATTTTTAATATTAAAAATCCTGATAAAACTGCTGTAGCGTTACTAGTGGATAAAGAAGAAATAGGAAGTATGGGAAATACAGGAATGCAGTCTAGATTTTTTGAAAATGTTGTAGCAGAGTTAGTGAGTTTACAAAGTAAAGATTTTAACTATCTAAAAGTAAGAAGAGCACTAGCCAATTCAAAGGTTTTATCTGCAGATGTTGGTGCTGGCTTTGATCCTAATTTCCCTGATGTTTTAGATAAAAGAAATGCTGCTTTTATTGGCAAAGGTGTATTAGTATCAAAATATACGGGTGCTAGAGGAAAATCTGGATCTAACGATGCTAATGCAGAATTCTTAGGTGTTTTGAGAAAAATATTTAATAATGACCATGTAGTATGGCAAATTGGAGAATTAGGAAAGGTTGATCAAGGTGGCGGAGGAACCATTGCTTATATATTAGCTAATTATGGAGCGGAAGTGGTAGATTGTGGTGTTCCTTTGCTTTGTATGCATGCACCTATAGAGATTGCAAGTAAAATGGATATTTATATGGCTTATAAAGCCTACAAAGCTTTTTTAAAAGCATAA
- a CDS encoding cation diffusion facilitator family transporter, whose product MNENDRLSLGKKASWIGIIGNILLTALKAIIGFISGSTAMVADALHSGSDIVATTIVLHGIKISHRPPDQEHHYGHGKAESIVAKIIAIILMITGMGIGLSAYHSLKSPNLTSPDAIAIWAAVLSIVVKEWMYRYTVKIGERIESQALVADAWHHRTDAFSSIAALIGITGAVLGYPILDPIAGIIVAFMIVKAGFSIYLDAINELMDTAPSKEVMDRIKKTTLSVDGVRSVHKIRARKNGNQIYVDLVICVDKYITVEKGHQFAAQAKYNILNTMPNIKDVVIHVDPYPLEDNDHSQEKR is encoded by the coding sequence ATGAATGAAAATGATAGATTATCATTAGGAAAAAAAGCATCATGGATTGGTATCATAGGAAATATACTTTTGACTGCTTTAAAAGCCATTATAGGTTTTATATCTGGAAGTACAGCCATGGTTGCAGATGCACTCCATTCTGGCTCTGATATTGTTGCTACTACCATCGTACTGCATGGTATTAAAATATCCCACAGACCACCCGATCAAGAACATCATTATGGTCATGGAAAAGCCGAATCCATCGTTGCAAAAATTATTGCCATTATTCTTATGATTACTGGAATGGGTATTGGTCTCTCTGCCTATCATTCTTTAAAAAGCCCTAATTTAACATCCCCTGATGCCATAGCCATTTGGGCTGCTGTTTTATCTATTGTTGTTAAAGAATGGATGTACCGCTACACTGTAAAAATAGGTGAAAGGATTGAAAGCCAAGCATTAGTAGCTGACGCTTGGCATCATAGGACAGATGCTTTTTCTTCTATAGCAGCACTCATAGGTATTACAGGAGCTGTATTAGGCTATCCCATATTAGACCCTATTGCAGGTATTATTGTAGCATTTATGATTGTCAAAGCTGGTTTTTCTATTTACTTGGATGCAATCAATGAATTAATGGATACGGCACCTTCCAAAGAAGTTATGGATCGAATCAAAAAAACCACACTATCTGTTGATGGCGTAAGAAGCGTCCATAAAATTAGAGCACGAAAAAACGGTAATCAAATCTATGTGGATCTAGTCATTTGCGTAGATAAATATATTACGGTAGAGAAAGGTCATCAGTTCGCTGCACAAGCTAAATATAATATATTAAATACAATGCCTAACATCAAAGATGTAGTTATTCACGTAGACCCTTATCCTTTAGAAGATAATGATCATTCTCAAGAAAAAAGATAA
- a CDS encoding chemotaxis protein CheW, giving the protein MSEKQYVIFKLENEAYGVDIMSVKEICEYKESVKVPNTPKFVDGIINLRGDITPIISLKKRFNLQDSKVNSDTRIIVIGLKEKQVGFVVDEASQVLRISEEDIEPAPEIVAGVDKKYITGVGKLEDKIVLLLDLEYILTDHEKDEIQQIS; this is encoded by the coding sequence ATGTCAGAAAAGCAATATGTCATATTTAAGTTAGAGAATGAAGCTTATGGCGTAGATATAATGAGTGTGAAAGAGATTTGTGAGTATAAAGAAAGTGTTAAGGTACCTAATACGCCTAAATTTGTTGATGGGATTATTAACTTGAGAGGAGATATTACACCTATTATCAGTTTGAAAAAGAGATTCAATTTACAAGATTCAAAAGTAAATTCAGATACAAGAATTATTGTTATTGGGTTAAAGGAAAAACAAGTTGGATTTGTTGTAGATGAAGCTTCTCAAGTTTTAAGAATAAGCGAAGAAGATATTGAGCCAGCACCAGAAATCGTAGCGGGTGTGGATAAAAAATATATTACAGGAGTTGGAAAGCTAGAAGATAAAATCGTTCTATTATTAGACCTAGAATATATTCTTACAGATCATGAAAAAGATGAAATACAACAAATATCTTGA
- a CDS encoding sensor histidine kinase has protein sequence MYKPALSAKKMNEIIESTIDAIEKGKNEIFEIAESARNECKSLEKELEHIKLKAIHIIDEVDSLEILEKRSRVKLAMVSKNFKEFTEEDIKIAYEEANALKVKIVLKRQEEKDLIKQRSDLEKRLKASYEVVKRAENLVSQVGVAMGYLSGNLKGISEQLEGIQQKEAVGIKVIKAQEEERQRVAREIHDGPAQSMANVVIKAEICEKLFDRDMEKAKHELTELKNIVRGSLKDVRKIIYDLRPMSLDDLGLVPTVQRFIINFEEETKVDVDFSVNIENEGINSITQLSVFRIIQESLNNIRKYAKASTVIIKLEMIHERINLLIVDDGIGFDAQRKLSSNKREGGFGLFIMKERVELLKGKIDIKSNTGKGTRIKVTIPLKSREEQ, from the coding sequence ATGTATAAGCCAGCTTTAAGTGCTAAAAAAATGAATGAGATTATTGAAAGTACAATCGATGCAATAGAAAAAGGTAAAAATGAAATTTTTGAAATTGCTGAAAGTGCTAGAAATGAATGTAAGAGCCTCGAAAAAGAATTAGAGCATATAAAATTGAAAGCTATTCATATTATTGATGAAGTAGATTCACTAGAAATTTTAGAAAAAAGAAGTAGGGTAAAACTTGCTATGGTAAGTAAGAATTTTAAAGAATTTACAGAAGAAGATATTAAAATAGCTTATGAAGAGGCAAATGCTTTGAAAGTTAAAATTGTATTGAAAAGACAAGAAGAAAAGGACTTAATCAAACAACGGTCTGATTTAGAGAAACGGTTAAAAGCTTCTTATGAAGTGGTGAAAAGAGCGGAAAATTTGGTTTCACAAGTTGGCGTAGCTATGGGGTATTTAAGTGGAAATTTAAAGGGGATCTCAGAGCAATTAGAGGGGATACAACAAAAAGAAGCAGTGGGAATCAAAGTGATTAAAGCCCAAGAAGAAGAAAGACAGCGAGTTGCTAGAGAAATTCATGATGGTCCTGCTCAATCTATGGCTAATGTGGTAATTAAAGCAGAAATTTGTGAAAAATTATTTGATAGAGATATGGAAAAAGCAAAGCACGAACTGACAGAACTTAAAAATATTGTGAGGGGTTCTCTAAAAGATGTAAGAAAGATCATATATGATTTAAGGCCTATGTCTTTAGATGATTTAGGATTAGTACCAACTGTACAAAGATTTATTATAAATTTTGAAGAGGAAACAAAAGTAGATGTAGATTTTTCTGTAAATATAGAAAATGAAGGAATAAACTCAATTACGCAGCTATCTGTATTTAGAATTATACAAGAATCTTTAAATAATATTAGAAAGTATGCAAAAGCTTCAACGGTGATTATCAAATTGGAAATGATTCATGAACGAATCAATCTACTGATTGTTGATGATGGCATTGGTTTTGATGCTCAGCGTAAATTAAGTTCAAATAAAAGAGAAGGTGGTTTTGGTTTATTTATTATGAAAGAGAGAGTAGAATTATTAAAAGGAAAAATAGACATTAAAAGCAATACAGGGAAGGGAACAAGAATAAAAGTTACTATTCCCTTAAAAAGCAGGGAGGAACAATAG
- a CDS encoding selenium metabolism-associated LysR family transcriptional regulator, with protein MIIIVVNDTINARDYLGGDRIDFRQLETFIAIARLKSFSKAADYLFLTQPTISNHIQNLENELSTILINRSNKKVTLTKAGEILFSHAIEILNKREQALFSLESFKDKIDGTLEIACSTIPEQYILPPLLSAFNKIYPDVQYNLLHYDSQQVVDGILSGRIDFGFVGAKNNTKHLHYIDILEDKLVMIVPNIEKYKTLDKIPIDFLLKEKIILREKGSGTRKIFEQILNEHNISLEQLKIVACIENTESIKQCVKNDLGITMISDFAIRNEVQYNMVKKLELENIHPTRKFYFVYHEPRILSPLAETFKNFMLKNQNLL; from the coding sequence TTGATAATTATTGTAGTAAATGATACTATTAATGCAAGAGATTATCTTGGAGGTGATCGTATAGATTTTCGACAACTAGAAACTTTTATAGCTATAGCACGGTTAAAAAGTTTTTCAAAAGCAGCAGATTATCTTTTTTTAACACAACCAACGATTAGTAACCATATCCAAAATCTAGAAAATGAATTGAGTACCATACTCATTAATCGATCAAATAAAAAGGTAACATTAACAAAAGCTGGAGAAATCCTATTTAGCCATGCAATAGAAATACTAAATAAAAGGGAACAGGCTTTATTTTCTTTAGAATCCTTTAAAGATAAAATTGATGGTACTTTAGAAATCGCTTGTAGTACTATCCCTGAGCAATATATTCTCCCGCCCTTACTCAGTGCTTTTAATAAAATTTACCCAGATGTTCAATATAATCTTCTTCATTATGATTCTCAACAAGTAGTAGACGGCATTTTAAGCGGGCGTATAGACTTTGGTTTTGTAGGGGCAAAAAATAATACAAAACACTTACATTATATTGACATTTTAGAAGACAAGCTTGTAATGATTGTACCCAATATTGAAAAATATAAAACACTAGATAAGATTCCTATTGATTTTTTATTGAAAGAAAAAATCATTTTAAGAGAAAAAGGTTCAGGAACAAGAAAAATATTTGAACAAATTCTTAATGAACATAATATATCTTTAGAACAATTAAAAATTGTAGCTTGTATTGAAAACACTGAATCCATTAAACAATGTGTAAAAAATGATCTTGGTATTACAATGATTTCTGATTTTGCAATTAGAAATGAAGTTCAATACAATATGGTTAAAAAATTAGAATTAGAAAACATTCATCCAACAAGAAAATTTTATTTTGTCTATCATGAACCTAGAATTCTATCTCCTTTAGCAGAAACTTTCAAAAACTTTATGCTTAAAAATCAAAATCTTTTATAA
- a CDS encoding response regulator, whose protein sequence is MDTKIKVLIADDHALMRQGLKQIIELEEDIEVVALAVDGEDTIKKSQQYKPDIILLDINMPNMNGIQALRRLKDMGTDSKIIMLTIHDDREYLFETINIGASGYVLKDAESASLIKAIRDVCTGHSYIHPSLASELVREYNKKDKADDGYKKDRLTRREYEVLGLIAEGKNNREIAEDLFISEKTVKNHVSNIFKKINVSDRTQAAIYAYKHNIKKI, encoded by the coding sequence ATGGATACTAAAATTAAAGTTTTAATTGCAGATGATCATGCACTCATGAGACAAGGTCTTAAGCAAATCATAGAGTTAGAGGAAGATATTGAAGTAGTTGCATTGGCTGTTGATGGAGAAGATACCATTAAAAAATCACAACAATATAAACCAGATATTATATTGTTAGATATTAACATGCCTAATATGAATGGGATACAAGCATTAAGAAGACTAAAGGATATGGGAACAGATTCTAAAATTATTATGTTAACCATTCATGATGATAGAGAATATCTTTTTGAGACGATTAATATAGGTGCATCTGGATATGTATTAAAGGATGCTGAATCAGCTAGCCTTATAAAAGCTATTCGAGATGTATGTACGGGGCATTCATATATTCATCCATCCCTTGCTTCAGAATTAGTTAGGGAATATAATAAAAAAGACAAAGCTGATGATGGATATAAAAAGGATAGATTAACAAGAAGAGAATATGAAGTATTGGGTTTAATTGCAGAAGGGAAAAATAATAGAGAAATTGCAGAAGATTTGTTTATTAGCGAAAAAACAGTTAAAAATCATGTGTCAAACATATTTAAGAAGATTAATGTAAGTGATAGAACTCAGGCTGCCATCTATGCATATAAGCATAATATTAAAAAGATATAG